One genomic window of Corynebacterium massiliense DSM 45435 includes the following:
- a CDS encoding DUF418 domain-containing protein: MTTTTQKPNSPGPPSAAAGSGTGTGAGAGRIVALDVARGIAVAAMIVAHLYPPPGLAGELFSGFPAALFAALSGVSLHLMMGRGKPDGSRRRCIAVIVRGLILIALGTVMAPHTGTIVVVLTVTGLGYVVGGLARIARWRLPALAGLFVALVAVAAAVHLWAVNSPIPGILREPYPLPLWLAYLVAGVIAGRLLVGRTRTALLGVAGTGAALAAGGIAARDILGAATSTQPVHALVDATAHSGGLIDTVATTGGAIAVIAMCMTAVRGAAEAFAFPFAATGAMSLTVYTAHALSFGAVVGVSNQIYFPGLAAITLLAAVTFCTVWRSFFRRGPLEAALAWAASRTARAFAPTHSS; encoded by the coding sequence TCGTGGCCCTCGACGTGGCCCGCGGCATCGCCGTGGCTGCCATGATCGTCGCGCATCTCTACCCGCCGCCGGGACTTGCCGGCGAGCTCTTCAGCGGATTCCCCGCGGCTCTCTTCGCCGCCCTTTCCGGGGTATCGCTGCACCTCATGATGGGACGCGGAAAGCCCGACGGCAGCCGGCGGCGGTGCATCGCCGTGATTGTCCGCGGCCTTATCCTCATCGCCCTCGGCACGGTGATGGCCCCGCACACCGGCACCATCGTCGTCGTACTCACCGTCACCGGCCTGGGCTACGTCGTCGGCGGGTTGGCCCGCATCGCGCGGTGGCGCCTTCCGGCACTTGCCGGCTTGTTCGTCGCCCTCGTTGCCGTCGCCGCGGCCGTGCACCTCTGGGCAGTGAACTCCCCCATCCCGGGCATTCTACGCGAGCCCTATCCCCTGCCGCTGTGGCTCGCCTACCTGGTGGCCGGTGTCATCGCTGGCCGGCTGCTAGTCGGGCGGACCCGCACGGCGCTTCTCGGCGTTGCGGGTACCGGTGCCGCACTGGCCGCAGGAGGGATCGCCGCCCGGGACATCCTCGGCGCGGCCACGTCGACCCAGCCCGTGCACGCGCTTGTCGATGCCACCGCCCACAGCGGCGGCCTCATCGACACCGTGGCCACGACTGGCGGGGCGATCGCGGTCATCGCCATGTGTATGACCGCTGTCCGCGGCGCGGCTGAGGCTTTCGCCTTCCCGTTCGCCGCGACCGGGGCAATGAGCCTGACGGTCTACACCGCCCACGCTCTGTCCTTCGGGGCGGTCGTCGGGGTGAGCAACCAGATCTACTTCCCCGGTCTCGCAGCCATCACCCTGCTCGCGGCCGTCACGTTCTGCACCGTGTGGCGCAGCTTCTTCCGGCGCGGGCCGCTCGAAGCAGCACTCGCCTGGGCTGCATCCCGCACCGCGCGAGCATTTGCGCCCACCCACTCGTCATAA